A portion of the Blastocatellia bacterium genome contains these proteins:
- a CDS encoding lipopolysaccharide biosynthesis protein has translation MIWTYVSLGGSKLLVFASSLILARLLTPAEFGQVGFALLVISYLDTIGDLGVSAALIYEQKRPEQAAHVAFIISLIMGIVWFVLAMLGAPLIARFFKDPAVVPLVRVLAWIFVLTALGNVHDALLRRELDFKQRLIPDLARALLKGTASVLLALLGGGVWSLVWGQLLGAAASTLALWMIVPWRPRWRVSWDLLREMLRYGSQIVSVNVLSAIIHHADHVIVGRLLGSVALGFYGMASRLPEFFVTMVIWVVGNIAFPAYARLQGDRPTLQRAFLVTLRYLSLVTVPTGVGLAVLGAPVILTLYGPQWEPSIPVLQALALAGCLRSLGSHAGDVYKAVGRPDILVRVGLVRAVVLVPTLVWGAGGGIGTVALAQLTITGASTLLNLYIASRVLTLPLKTLLAQFKPAAISTAVMLMGLHLLPPLLGSWPNVVRLTVSAALGFGIYATCLWLISPEAVRQARAAIAFSLRKAI, from the coding sequence GTGATTTGGACTTACGTTTCGTTGGGTGGCAGTAAGCTGTTAGTATTTGCCAGCAGCCTCATTCTGGCGCGGCTATTGACGCCTGCCGAGTTTGGTCAAGTCGGATTCGCGCTACTGGTTATCAGCTACCTTGATACCATCGGCGACTTAGGCGTCAGTGCGGCGTTGATTTACGAACAGAAACGACCAGAGCAAGCAGCTCATGTTGCCTTCATCATCAGCCTGATCATGGGCATAGTGTGGTTCGTGCTGGCGATGCTCGGCGCACCGCTCATCGCCCGGTTCTTCAAAGATCCAGCAGTTGTGCCCCTCGTTCGTGTGCTGGCGTGGATTTTTGTCCTCACGGCGTTGGGCAACGTGCATGATGCGCTGCTGCGGCGCGAACTCGATTTCAAGCAGCGATTGATCCCTGATCTGGCACGGGCGCTCCTGAAAGGAACGGCGTCGGTGCTGCTGGCGCTTTTGGGCGGAGGAGTGTGGAGCTTGGTGTGGGGACAATTGCTGGGAGCTGCTGCTTCAACGCTGGCACTATGGATGATTGTGCCCTGGAGACCGCGTTGGCGGGTCTCCTGGGACCTCCTCCGCGAAATGTTACGCTATGGCAGCCAGATTGTTTCCGTCAATGTGCTGTCGGCCATTATTCATCACGCGGACCACGTGATCGTTGGCCGGTTGTTAGGGAGCGTCGCCCTGGGTTTCTACGGCATGGCCTCTCGCCTCCCGGAGTTCTTCGTCACCATGGTCATCTGGGTTGTGGGGAATATTGCCTTCCCCGCCTACGCTCGATTGCAAGGAGACCGTCCGACACTCCAACGGGCGTTTCTTGTTACGCTGCGCTACTTATCGCTGGTGACAGTGCCCACTGGCGTAGGACTGGCGGTATTAGGAGCGCCAGTCATCTTAACGTTGTACGGTCCTCAGTGGGAACCCTCAATACCGGTGCTTCAGGCCTTGGCCCTGGCGGGCTGTCTCCGATCACTTGGCTCACATGCCGGTGATGTCTACAAAGCCGTCGGTCGGCCGGATATTTTGGTGCGGGTAGGACTGGTGCGCGCGGTCGTTTTAGTACCGACACTGGTGTGGGGAGCGGGCGGGGGCATCGGAACAGTGGCGCTTGCGCAATTGACGATCACCGGCGCCAGCACGCTGCTCAATCTCTATATTGCCAGTCGGGTTCTGACCCTGCCGCTAAAAACTCTCCTTGCCCAATTCAAGCCAGCAGCGATTAGCACAGCAGTAATGCTGATGGGGCTGCACCTTCTGCCACCTCTGCTCGGGAGTTGGCCGAATGTGGTTCGGTTGACTGTTTCCGCCGCGCTGGGATTCGGGATCTATGCGACTTGCCTCTGGCTAATCAGTCCGGAGGCAGTCCGGCAGGCCCGAGCGGCGATTGCGTTCTCCCTTCGCAAAGCCATCTAG